In the genome of Desulfofarcimen acetoxidans DSM 771, one region contains:
- a CDS encoding citrate/2-methylcitrate synthase, whose amino-acid sequence MQKYETFERNALDEFIKLAQKTNKINSELYDRYHVKRGLRDLDGRGVLVGLTEIGEVHAYIVDEDDMIPVPGRLLYRGIDINDIVEGFLREDRYGFEETAYLLLFGNLPGKKELNNFEQLMCSFRKLPENFVRDMILKAPSRDIMNALARGVLALYSFDEEADNTSIENVFKQCIKLISCLPTLAVYAYQALSHYHSDKSLYIHPPRLDLSTAENILHMIRPDSKFTKLEAKLLDLALVLHAEHGGGNNSTFATHLVTSSGTDTYSTIAAALGSLKGPRHGGANIKVVQMFEDMKRNVNDWYDEDEIENYLIKVLNKQAFDKSGLIYGIGHAVYSISDPRAVILKEHVAQLAEETGLEDEYSLYMKVEKLAPKVIGESRKIYKGVSTNIDFYSGFVYRMLNIPPEMYTPIFAISRITGWSAHRIEEIVNAGKIIRPAYKCVARRREYIDLLMR is encoded by the coding sequence ATGCAAAAATATGAAACTTTTGAAAGAAATGCGTTGGATGAGTTTATTAAGCTGGCTCAAAAGACAAATAAGATTAATTCCGAGTTGTATGATAGATATCATGTAAAGAGAGGGCTTCGGGATCTGGACGGTAGAGGTGTGCTTGTTGGCTTGACTGAAATCGGTGAAGTACATGCCTATATCGTTGACGAAGACGATATGATACCGGTTCCGGGAAGATTATTGTACAGAGGTATTGATATAAATGATATTGTGGAAGGTTTTCTCAGAGAAGATCGCTATGGCTTCGAAGAAACTGCCTATTTATTGCTTTTTGGTAATTTGCCCGGCAAAAAAGAACTCAATAATTTTGAACAATTAATGTGTTCATTTCGTAAGCTGCCTGAAAACTTTGTTCGGGATATGATTCTGAAAGCTCCCAGCAGAGATATCATGAATGCTTTGGCCAGAGGTGTTTTGGCTTTGTACAGTTTTGATGAAGAGGCGGACAATACCTCAATTGAAAATGTATTTAAACAGTGTATTAAGCTCATTTCATGTTTGCCCACACTGGCGGTATATGCCTATCAGGCTTTATCCCACTATCATTCGGATAAGAGCCTTTATATACACCCGCCAAGACTGGATTTAAGCACTGCTGAGAATATCTTGCATATGATTAGACCGGACAGTAAATTTACAAAACTTGAGGCCAAGCTTCTTGATCTCGCACTGGTGCTTCATGCCGAGCATGGTGGTGGAAACAATTCTACTTTCGCAACTCATCTCGTAACATCCTCGGGGACAGACACATATTCTACCATAGCTGCGGCACTGGGATCACTGAAGGGGCCAAGGCATGGGGGAGCAAATATTAAAGTTGTTCAAATGTTTGAAGATATGAAACGAAATGTGAATGATTGGTATGATGAAGACGAAATTGAAAACTACCTGATAAAAGTTTTAAATAAGCAAGCCTTTGATAAATCAGGACTGATTTATGGTATAGGACATGCTGTTTACTCGATATCAGATCCCAGGGCTGTCATATTAAAGGAACATGTTGCTCAATTGGCGGAGGAAACCGGACTGGAAGATGAATATAGTCTTTATATGAAAGTTGAGAAGCTCGCACCAAAAGTAATTGGTGAATCACGAAAAATATATAAAGGTGTCAGTACAAATATTGATTTTTATTCAGGTTTTGTATATAGGATGCTTAATATACCACCTGAAATGTATACTCCAATCTTTGCTATTTCCAGAATAACCGGATGGAGTGCGCACCGCATAGAGGAGATTGTTAATGCCGGTAAAATTATAAGACCTGCATATAAATGCGTGGCAAGAAGACGGGAGTATATTGATTTATTAATGCGCTAA
- a CDS encoding DUF763 domain-containing protein — translation MANLPLHPGKCPSWLFSHMKELGSAIIRAVVEDYGSREVLVRLSDPFWFQAMGCVLGFDWHSSGLTTTVCGALKEGLKPYQGELGLFLAGGKGNTSRKTPQEILTAGEKYALSNNLQSLVYASKMAAKVDSAALQDGYQLYHHFFVFNSAGNWAVVQQGMNELNCYARRYHWLGEGLSDFVCDPHSGISCEQKGHVLNMVAAESGEARAASAQLAREKPELVLKVLKKMRQKPVPPGRPVQLAFDFDSVADPVQGEPDSMLTLDLPAEHHIPNSGRMNSILYKVYERQPEDFETLLSMPGVGPASVRALAMVAELVHGVKLSFRDPVRYSFAHGGKDGIPFPVDRGIYRHTINVLEGALKRAKLGHSDKLKAFKRLALLQKDV, via the coding sequence ATGGCGAATCTGCCTCTGCACCCGGGAAAATGCCCATCCTGGTTATTTTCTCATATGAAGGAACTGGGCTCAGCCATAATCCGGGCAGTAGTGGAGGACTATGGTTCAAGAGAGGTTTTGGTGCGCCTGTCAGACCCTTTCTGGTTCCAGGCAATGGGCTGTGTTTTAGGTTTTGACTGGCATTCATCCGGGTTGACCACTACTGTTTGCGGTGCTTTAAAAGAAGGGTTGAAGCCTTACCAGGGAGAACTGGGTCTTTTTTTAGCCGGGGGTAAGGGAAATACTTCCCGCAAAACGCCACAGGAGATACTCACAGCCGGGGAGAAGTATGCTCTTTCCAATAACCTGCAGTCCCTGGTTTATGCCAGTAAAATGGCAGCTAAGGTTGACAGTGCTGCTTTGCAGGACGGGTACCAGCTGTATCATCACTTTTTTGTCTTTAATTCAGCCGGCAACTGGGCTGTTGTTCAGCAGGGTATGAACGAGCTCAACTGTTATGCCAGGCGCTATCACTGGCTGGGTGAGGGGCTATCCGATTTTGTCTGCGACCCCCATTCAGGTATTTCCTGTGAACAAAAAGGCCATGTTCTGAATATGGTGGCGGCTGAAAGTGGGGAGGCCCGTGCTGCTTCTGCCCAATTAGCCCGGGAAAAGCCGGAGTTGGTTCTCAAGGTGTTGAAAAAAATGCGGCAAAAACCGGTACCTCCAGGCCGGCCGGTGCAGTTAGCCTTTGATTTTGACAGTGTTGCTGACCCGGTTCAAGGGGAACCGGATTCAATGCTTACGCTGGATTTACCGGCTGAACACCATATCCCAAATTCAGGACGGATGAATAGCATACTCTATAAAGTTTATGAGCGCCAGCCTGAGGATTTTGAGACTTTACTGTCTATGCCGGGAGTGGGGCCTGCCTCTGTTCGGGCGTTGGCCATGGTGGCTGAGCTGGTACACGGGGTAAAGTTAAGTTTCCGGGATCCGGTCAGGTATTCCTTTGCTCACGGGGGCAAGGACGGGATACCCTTCCCGGTAGACAGGGGGATCTATCGCCATACCATCAATGTTCTGGAGGGGGCATTAAAGCGGGCTAAACTTGGCCATTCAGATAAGTTGAAGGCCTTTAAAAGGCTGGCCCTTTTGCAGAAAGACGTTTAA
- a CDS encoding ATP-dependent DNA helicase, which translates to MCALVRSELPFKYRGKADFPARLAGWIGDVFYDVLPEHGYEIREEQIFTAYQLADAVCKQKVHFAEAGLGTGKTFAYLLCALPYARFTGKPVVIACASTALQGQLAGPKGDIEILSNLLSLDINARMAKDPRQYICDEKVNQNSFTALTSENFKKIFHWAEQTKLGERSEMPHVPDKVWKQVAWDETMNCESCTCRGYCKLVRAREHYRSARDLIICDHAVFFDDLWSREERMADGKLPLLPEYSAVIFDEGHKIIPPAAMKAGHRIVEEDIVSMLSCLESIQGARTALLSIVVAMSKAASDFFKKLRGSTIRDETADRLAVQADDQLLEAALKLRCALDVLLSELQNETGLHLHSLPSNQLQSFETIVERAAEALNRFLRKGGEDAIVWVDRADGSFCVVPRHLSELLNKHLFTRKLPVVFSSATLSSGKEFGYFARTLGVDDYSSSSIESSFNFEQQVLIYLPKHLPVEDEIRFIPALQQLVQLLRLSGGRALVLVNSMSEVRKIRRGLKEFSLPFEFLWEDRGERGYLAQRFREEVSSVLVGTGFWEGIDVPGPALSLLVIWQLPFPKPDPLIEARCQEVKKKGLDPLISVDYPEMGLKLKQGCGRLIRTKDDRGAIAIMEPVRGVPWEPFVTAALPQGARVIENIDALVQIFQ; encoded by the coding sequence GTGTGTGCTCTTGTCAGATCAGAATTACCTTTTAAATACCGGGGCAAAGCAGATTTTCCGGCCAGGCTGGCCGGCTGGATCGGCGATGTGTTCTATGATGTTTTGCCGGAACATGGCTATGAAATACGTGAAGAACAAATTTTCACGGCTTACCAGCTGGCAGATGCTGTGTGTAAACAAAAGGTTCATTTTGCTGAAGCAGGGCTTGGTACGGGAAAAACCTTTGCGTATTTGCTTTGCGCGCTTCCCTACGCCCGTTTTACAGGAAAACCTGTTGTGATAGCCTGCGCTTCCACAGCTTTACAGGGACAGCTGGCCGGGCCTAAAGGGGATATAGAGATACTGTCCAACCTTCTTTCTTTAGACATCAATGCACGCATGGCCAAGGACCCGCGCCAGTATATCTGCGACGAAAAAGTCAACCAGAACTCTTTTACTGCTCTCACAAGTGAAAACTTCAAGAAAATTTTTCACTGGGCGGAACAGACCAAACTGGGTGAGCGCTCTGAGATGCCGCATGTGCCCGATAAGGTATGGAAACAGGTAGCCTGGGATGAGACCATGAACTGTGAGTCCTGCACTTGCAGGGGTTATTGCAAGCTCGTCAGAGCCAGGGAACATTACCGATCGGCCCGTGATTTGATAATATGTGACCACGCTGTCTTCTTTGACGATCTCTGGAGCAGAGAGGAAAGAATGGCTGACGGTAAGCTGCCTTTGCTGCCTGAATACTCAGCAGTGATCTTTGATGAAGGCCATAAAATAATTCCGCCGGCAGCCATGAAAGCAGGTCACCGGATTGTTGAGGAAGACATTGTAAGCATGCTCTCCTGTCTTGAAAGCATTCAGGGGGCCAGAACTGCTCTACTCTCGATTGTCGTTGCCATGAGTAAGGCCGCCTCAGATTTCTTTAAAAAGCTGCGCGGCTCAACAATCAGGGATGAGACAGCAGACCGGCTTGCTGTGCAGGCGGATGATCAACTGCTGGAAGCTGCACTTAAATTACGGTGTGCTCTGGATGTGCTGCTCTCCGAGTTGCAAAATGAAACAGGACTGCACCTTCATTCCCTTCCATCGAATCAGCTTCAGTCATTTGAGACCATAGTTGAGAGAGCGGCAGAGGCTCTGAACAGGTTTCTCCGCAAGGGAGGAGAAGATGCAATTGTCTGGGTTGACCGGGCGGACGGAAGTTTTTGCGTCGTTCCCAGGCATCTAAGCGAGTTGCTCAATAAGCACCTCTTTACCAGGAAACTTCCCGTGGTCTTTTCTTCCGCAACCTTGAGCAGTGGTAAAGAATTTGGCTATTTTGCCCGTACCCTGGGAGTAGATGATTATTCCAGTTCGTCAATAGAAAGCTCTTTTAACTTTGAACAACAGGTGCTTATCTACTTACCGAAACATTTGCCTGTTGAAGATGAAATCAGGTTTATCCCGGCCCTGCAGCAACTGGTGCAATTATTACGGCTTTCCGGAGGTCGGGCTCTGGTGCTGGTTAACTCTATGTCCGAAGTCAGGAAAATTAGGAGAGGCCTTAAAGAGTTTTCACTGCCCTTTGAATTCTTGTGGGAGGATAGGGGAGAACGTGGCTACCTGGCACAAAGATTTCGTGAAGAGGTTTCATCCGTGCTTGTTGGTACCGGGTTTTGGGAAGGGATTGATGTTCCCGGTCCGGCACTGTCTCTTCTTGTTATCTGGCAATTACCTTTTCCAAAACCGGATCCGCTAATCGAAGCCCGGTGCCAGGAGGTAAAGAAAAAGGGGCTAGACCCGTTGATCTCAGTAGATTATCCTGAAATGGGTCTTAAATTGAAACAGGGTTGCGGCAGGTTGATCCGAACCAAAGATGACAGGGGTGCTATTGCCATCATGGAACCTGTCAGGGGGGTGCCGTGGGAGCCATTTGTTACAGCTGCTTTGCCTCAGGGAGCCAGAGTGATTGAAAATATTGATGCTCTAGTTCAAATTTTTCAATAA